In the genome of Notamacropus eugenii isolate mMacEug1 chromosome 5, mMacEug1.pri_v2, whole genome shotgun sequence, one region contains:
- the LOC140508330 gene encoding LOW QUALITY PROTEIN: uncharacterized protein (The sequence of the model RefSeq protein was modified relative to this genomic sequence to represent the inferred CDS: inserted 3 bases in 2 codons), whose translation MSLPHSDSSPSPGQLAEXKTLCLGENLEPEGMASGTQRSSSQELVTFKDVVVDFTEEEWCLLDYSQKELYKEVMLENIQNLLSMDVEIKFEVNEATKKLGIFLEKCDLQRFMIDGPWDFDFREIHDFILKVDKNPKSDCEFDEIGNRFRQSSVLNHCKKMTSGNDCVPDSEYSKGFTEEVKLFQSCRKLPEMQMYLGNQWEMALNWSSALIKYQASDTGEMLSVSNKGGKAFNHRQIHIKKEPDACNKWEAHQGICTGEKPYRFNHCGKTFAGSSRLIPHQRIQTREKPFECDQCGKTFTGSSKLIAHQRIHTGEKPYECNQCGKTFTQNGHLATHQRIHTGEKPYRCNQCGKAFTQKSHLAAHQRIHTLEKPYRCNQCGKAFTQSSYLSKHQRIHTGEKPFECNHCRKTFTQSFILAKHQRIHTGEKPYRCNQCGKAFSQSFNLAAHKKIHTGEKPYVCNLCGMTFPCCSYLSRHQRIHTGEKPFECNQCGKTFTQSSRLIAHQRIHTGEKPYECNQCGKTFTQKGHLATHQKVHSGEKPYRCNQCGKAFTQSYSLVQHQRIHTGEKPYRCNQCEKAFMKSFNLAAHKKIHTGEKPYVCNQCGMAFPCNSYLNRHQRIHAAEKPFDCNQCGKTFTQKSRLIVHQRIHTGEKPYECNQCGKTFTQKGHLATHQKVHPGEKPYRYNHCGKAFTHCFNLATHKKIHTGEKLYVCNQCGMTLPCNSDLSRHQRIHAGKKPLECNQCGKAFTRSSSLAAHQRIHTGEKPYECNQCGKTFTQKVHLVTHQKIHTGEKPYECNQCGKTFTQKGNLATHQKLHTGEKPYRFNQCGKAFTXTCNLVAHKKIYTGEKLYVCNQCGMAFPCSSYLSSHQRIHAGEKPFECNQCEKAFTWRSRLTAHHRIHTGEKPYRCNQCGKAFKFTSSLVLYQRIHTGEKP comes from the exons ATGTCTCTTCCACACTCagattcttctccctccccaggtCAGCTTGCAG GCAAAACCCTTTGCCTGGGAGAGAACCTTGAACCAGAGGGAATGGCCTCTGGCACCCAGAGATCCTCATCCCAG GAGTtggtgacattcaaggatgtggTTGTGGACTTCACTGAGGAGGAATGGTGCCTCTTGGACTATTCTCAGAAAGAACTGTACAAGGAAGTCATGCTGGAGAATATCCAGAATCTGCTGTCCATGG atgTAGAGATCAAGTTTGAGGTAAATGAAGCAACTAAAAAGCTGGGAATATTTTTGGAAAAATGTGACCTGCAAAGATTCATGATTGATGGTCCCTGGGACTTCGACTTTAGAGAAATTCACGACTTTATTCTCAAAGtagacaaaaatccaaagagTGACTGTGAATTTGATGAAATTGGAAACAGATTCAGACAGTCTTCTGTCCTAAATCACTGTAAGAAAATGACCTCAGGGAATGACTGTGTTCCAGATAGTGAATATAGCAAAGGCTTTACTGAAGAGGTAAAGCTTTTTCAGTCCTGTAGGAAGCTTCCTGAAATGCAAATGTATCTTGGTAATCAGTGGGAAATGGCCTTAAATTGGAGTTCAGCCCTCATTAAATATCAGGCAAGTGATACTGGAGAAATGCTTTCTGTAAGTAATAAAGGTGGGAAAGCTTTTAATCATCGGCAAATTCACATTAAAAAGGAGCCTGATGCATGTAATAAATGGGAAGCACACCAAGGAATCTGcactggggagaaaccttatAGATTCAATCATTGTGGAAAGACTTTCGCAGGGAGCTCCAGGCTTATTCCACATCAGAGAATCCAGACTAgggagaaaccttttgaatgtgatcagtgtggaaagactttcacaggGAGCTCCAAGCTtattgcacatcagagaatccacactggagagaagccttatgaatgtaatcaatgtggaaagactttcacacaGAATGGCCATCTTGctacacatcagagaatccacactggagagaaaccttatagatGTAATCAGTGTGGCAAGGCTTTCACACAGAAGAGCcatcttgctgcacatcagagaattcacactttAGAGAAGCCTTAtagatgtaatcagtgtggaaaggctttcacacagaGCTCCTATCTCAGTAAACATCAGAGAAtacacactggagagaaaccttttgaatgtaatcactGTCGAAAGACTTTCACACAGAGTTTCATTCTTGccaaacatcagagaatccacactggagagaaaccttatagatgtaatcaatgtggaaaggctttctcTCAGAGCTTTAATCTTGCTGCACATAAGaaaatccatactggagagaaaccttatgtatGTAATCTATGTGGAATGACTTTCCCATGTTGCTCCTATCTCAGtagacatcagagaatccacactggagagaaaccttttgaatgtaatcagtgtggaaagactttcacacaGAGCTCCAGGCTtattgcacatcagagaatccacactggagagaagccttatgaatgtaatcaatgtggaaagactttcacacaGAAGGGCCATCTTGCTACACATCAAAAAGTCCActcaggagagaaaccttatagatgtaatcagtgtggaaaggcttttacacAGAGCTACAGTCTTGtccaacatcagagaatccacactggagagaaaccttatagatGTAATCAGTGTGAAAAGGCTTTCATGAAGAGCTTTAATCTTGCTGCACATAAGaaaatccatactggagagaaaccttatgtatgtaatcaatgtggaatgGCTTTTCCATGTAACTCCTATCTCAAtagacatcagagaatccatgCTGCAGAGAAACCTTTTGattgtaatcaatgtggaaagactttcacacaGAAATCCAGGCTtattgtacatcagagaatccatactggagagaagccttatgaatgtaatcagtgtggaaagactttcacacaAAAGGGCCATCTTGCTACACATCAAAAAGTTCACCCTGGGGAGAAGCCTTATAGATATAACCACTGTGGAAAAGCTTTCACACACTGCTTTAATCTTGCTACACATAAGAagatccatactggagagaaactttatgtatgtaatcaatgtggaatgACTTTACCATGTAATTCAGATCTCAGtagacatcagagaatccatgCTGGAAAGAAACCTTTGGagtgtaatcagtgtggaaaggcatTCACACGGAGTTCAagtcttgctgcacatcagagaatccatactggagagaagccttatgaatgtaatcaatgtggaaagactttcacacaGAAGGTCCATCTTGTTACACATCAaaaaatccacactggagagaaaccttatgaatgtaatcaatgtggaaagacttttacaCAGAAAGGCAATCTTGCTACACATCAGAAgctccacactggagagaaaccttatagatttaatcaatgtggaaaagctttcac CACATGTAATCTTGTTGCACATAAGAAAATCtacactggagagaaactttatgtatgtaatcaatgtggaatgGCTTTCCCATGTAGCTCCTATCTCAGTAGCCATCAGAGAATCCAtgctggagagaaaccttttgaatgtaatcaatgtgaaaaggcttttACATGGAGGTCAAGACTTACTGCACATCacagaatccacactggagagaagccttacagatgtaatcaatgtggaaaggcattCAAATTCACCTCCAGCCTTGTTTTATATCAAAGAATTCACACTGGGGAAAAGCCCTAG